In Oceanidesulfovibrio indonesiensis, one DNA window encodes the following:
- a CDS encoding phage late control D family protein, which produces MKSRAATIQLSYLGRDISRDIAPFVKSFAYTDNAHGKADDLRIDMDDRDHLWKGDWLPGKGDAISASILCLEGWNGPGSSPVSIPCGAFEVDEVEISVGEGDTVSLKAVSSLTQNSIRKEAKTRAWENGSLRQVFADLADFAGFELSWQADPIQFLRIDQRAETDLAFMKRVADDFGLNLKINDATIITYAGEKYDAKPASFSLSRGQSNIRAVSLRTRSTDVYKACEVSYHDPKDKQLKTYTFTPPNGAAATSRVLRVNQIAEDVATAEKKAKAALRKKNQQEVEGDITLMGEPRILAGMNLSLSGFRRFDGVYAVEQVRHGFDRSAGYTTSAKIRKTLTW; this is translated from the coding sequence ATGAAATCTAGGGCCGCCACCATCCAGCTCTCCTACCTCGGGCGGGATATTTCGCGGGACATCGCGCCGTTCGTGAAGAGCTTCGCCTACACGGACAACGCCCACGGAAAGGCCGATGATCTGCGCATCGACATGGATGACCGGGATCATCTCTGGAAAGGCGACTGGCTGCCCGGCAAGGGCGATGCAATATCCGCCTCCATCCTGTGCCTGGAGGGCTGGAACGGACCGGGCTCGAGCCCTGTGTCGATTCCGTGCGGCGCGTTCGAGGTCGACGAAGTGGAGATTTCGGTGGGGGAGGGCGACACGGTCTCTTTGAAAGCGGTCAGCTCCCTGACCCAGAATTCCATCCGGAAAGAGGCCAAAACCAGGGCCTGGGAAAACGGCAGCCTTCGCCAGGTCTTTGCAGACCTTGCCGACTTCGCTGGATTCGAGCTTTCATGGCAGGCCGACCCCATTCAGTTCCTGCGTATCGACCAGCGGGCGGAGACCGATCTCGCCTTCATGAAGCGCGTGGCTGACGATTTCGGGCTGAACCTCAAGATCAACGACGCAACGATCATCACCTACGCCGGCGAAAAATACGACGCCAAACCCGCATCGTTCTCGCTTTCGCGAGGCCAGAGCAACATCCGGGCGGTGTCCCTGCGGACAAGGTCGACGGACGTCTACAAGGCCTGCGAGGTCTCCTACCACGACCCCAAAGACAAGCAGCTCAAGACGTACACGTTCACCCCGCCCAATGGCGCTGCGGCCACAAGCCGGGTTCTGCGGGTGAACCAGATCGCTGAAGACGTCGCCACGGCGGAGAAGAAGGCCAAAGCCGCGCTCCGGAAGAAAAACCAGCAGGAGGTCGAGGGGGACATCACGCTGATGGGAGAGCCCCGGATCCTTGCCGGCATGAATCTCAGCCTGTCCGGCTTCCGGCGGTTCGACGGCGTCTACGCAGTCGAACAGGTGCGCCATGGTTTCGATCGCAGCGCGGGCTACACCACGTCCGCAAAAATACGGAAGACGCTCACATGGTAA
- a CDS encoding GPW/gp25 family protein, which produces MEFVVDTGQHAGVVVGASGVAEILQNVRTILTTIRGTVPLDRTFGVPITFLDRPLPEAMAEYTGAAIDEIEMREPRCTVVSVDFQPRQAEAMDGRLYPVVRIAIREGA; this is translated from the coding sequence ATGGAGTTCGTTGTGGATACGGGGCAGCACGCGGGTGTTGTCGTAGGCGCATCGGGCGTGGCGGAGATCCTGCAGAACGTGCGCACGATCCTGACGACGATCCGCGGCACGGTTCCCCTGGACCGGACTTTCGGGGTTCCGATCACCTTCCTGGACAGGCCGCTGCCCGAGGCCATGGCGGAGTACACCGGGGCCGCCATTGACGAGATCGAGATGCGGGAGCCCCGCTGCACCGTGGTCAGCGTGGATTTCCAGCCTCGACAGGCTGAGGCCATGGACGGCCGTCTGTATCCGGTGGTGCGGATCGCCATACGGGAGGGGGCATGA
- a CDS encoding phage baseplate assembly protein V: protein MVNDVLRRLEALEAVVMRMVRVGVVTSVAPGKGTVRVQLPDVHAGGAPLLTRELPVRFDKTGQDKQYQMPDVGEHVVCLFLPTGQEEGCVIGAIYSEADTVPVADPDKRHISFQDGTWFEYDRSKHELTGHIVNGSAELTIDRDLTADVGGTAVARVGEDLSVDVEGNAIVTAGGELTAESDGQATLRSATTVRVEAPLIRLVGNMTSGGYEGDQATVERRADELHIGDVEQHGDYVLKGKLHVTDLVVDNPIEGSLTGDN from the coding sequence ATGGTAAACGATGTTCTGCGACGCCTCGAGGCGCTCGAAGCCGTGGTCATGCGGATGGTCCGCGTCGGGGTCGTGACCTCCGTAGCCCCGGGAAAAGGCACGGTTCGCGTGCAGCTGCCCGACGTCCATGCCGGCGGCGCTCCCCTACTGACCCGTGAATTGCCAGTCCGCTTCGACAAGACGGGCCAGGACAAGCAGTACCAGATGCCCGACGTGGGCGAGCACGTGGTGTGCCTGTTCCTGCCCACCGGCCAGGAAGAGGGCTGCGTCATCGGCGCCATCTATTCCGAAGCCGACACAGTGCCCGTAGCGGATCCGGACAAGCGCCACATCAGCTTCCAGGATGGAACGTGGTTCGAGTACGACCGAAGCAAGCACGAACTGACCGGCCATATCGTAAACGGCAGCGCCGAATTGACCATCGATCGCGACCTCACGGCGGACGTGGGCGGCACGGCCGTGGCCAGGGTGGGTGAGGATCTTTCCGTGGACGTGGAAGGCAACGCGATAGTGACAGCCGGCGGCGAGCTGACAGCCGAGTCCGACGGCCAGGCCACCCTGCGGTCCGCCACCACCGTCCGGGTCGAAGCGCCGCTGATCCGCCTGGTCGGCAACATGACCTCCGGCGGATACGAGGGCGACCAGGCCACGGTGGAAAGGCGCGCTGACGAACTGCACATAGGCGATGTGGAGCAGCATGGCGACTATGTGCTCAAAGGCAAGCTGCACGTCACGGACCTGGTCGTGGACAACCCGATTGAAGGCTCATTGACGGGGGACAACTGA
- a CDS encoding phage tail protein, giving the protein MLVGSFGPLVFRVSDSEVFTPQDFRRRRTAQFAEHAVVDGLARLQHLGTSLAEISFKVQLDHTFTDVQARLAEVDALIDAGEHHALAVSGRRLGRFVLTESAEKAKSMAPGKVLWVELELKFKEYN; this is encoded by the coding sequence ATGCTGGTCGGCAGCTTTGGGCCTCTCGTGTTCCGGGTCAGCGACTCCGAAGTCTTCACGCCCCAGGATTTTCGCCGGCGGCGGACGGCGCAGTTCGCCGAGCACGCCGTGGTCGACGGCCTGGCCAGGTTGCAGCACCTCGGGACCTCCCTTGCGGAAATCAGCTTCAAGGTCCAGCTCGACCACACCTTTACCGATGTCCAGGCCCGCCTGGCCGAAGTGGACGCATTGATCGACGCGGGGGAGCACCACGCCCTGGCCGTTTCCGGCCGGCGGCTCGGCCGGTTCGTGCTCACGGAAAGCGCGGAGAAAGCCAAGAGCATGGCCCCCGGCAAGGTCCTGTGGGTCGAGCTGGAGCTCAAGTTCAAGGAGTACAACTAG